A window of Acidiphilium acidophilum contains these coding sequences:
- a CDS encoding cation transporter, producing the protein IRQAFRLEWLTVGWMILEAGMALGSGLAAHSLTLTAFGVDSVIELVSASVLIWRLNVELRHGRQVSESAELVAGKIGGALLFLLAAYIVIGAAWRLWTHQGEAFSIPGLIVALAAMPIMTWLARRKIAVATQLGSRAMRADAVESITCGWLSLVVVVGLLANLVFGEWWVDAVTALAIVWFVIKEAREAWNGEDCCADHSH; encoded by the coding sequence GATCCGGCAAGCGTTTCGCCTTGAATGGCTGACGGTCGGCTGGATGATCCTCGAGGCCGGGATGGCGCTCGGTTCGGGCCTAGCCGCGCACAGCCTGACGCTGACCGCGTTCGGGGTCGATAGCGTCATCGAGTTGGTCTCGGCCAGCGTGCTGATCTGGCGCCTGAATGTCGAGTTACGCCACGGACGGCAGGTATCCGAAAGCGCGGAGTTGGTTGCAGGCAAGATCGGCGGAGCGCTACTTTTTCTCCTCGCAGCCTACATCGTCATCGGTGCTGCCTGGCGACTGTGGACGCACCAGGGAGAGGCGTTCTCGATTCCGGGCCTTATCGTCGCCCTGGCCGCGATGCCGATCATGACCTGGCTCGCGCGCCGCAAGATCGCGGTGGCCACCCAACTCGGCAGCCGGGCGATGCGCGCCGATGCGGTCGAAAGCATCACCTGTGGCTGGCTGTCCCTGGTCGTCGTCGTGGGCCTGCTCGCCAACCTCGTTTTTGGGGAATGGTGGGTAGACGCCGTGACGGCGCTCGCGATCGTCTGGTTCGTGATCAAAGAGGCCCGCGAAGCCTGGAACGGCGAGGATTGCTGCGCCGATCACTCTCATTGA